The following proteins are encoded in a genomic region of Paenibacillus sp. FSL H3-0469:
- the uvrB gene encoding excinuclease ABC subunit UvrB: MSDIVVSTKTFALESEYTPQGDQPHAIEELLDGIRQGKKHQTLLGATGTGKTFTIAQVISKLNRPTLVIAHNKTLAAQLASEFKEFFPSNSVDYFVSYYDYYQPEAYIPSSDTYIEKDSSINEEIDKLRHSATSSLFERRDVIIVASVSCIYGLGSPQEYGSLLLSLRVGMEKPRNQILSRLVDIQYQRNDINFVRGTFRVRGDVVEIFPASQGEHAIRVELFGDEIERITEIDVLTGELIGERDHIAIFPASHFVTQEETMRVALVNIERELEERLAVLREAGKLLEAQRLEQRTRYDIEMMKEVGFCSGIENYSGPLTFREPGATPYTLMDYFPDDMLIVIDESHVTLPQIRAMYNGDRARKTVLVEHGFRLPSALDNRPLQFEEFEDKVSQIVYVSATPGPYEMEHCDTMVQQIIRPTGLLDPIIEVRPTEGQIDDLINEIRDRVERDERVLVTTLTKKMSEDLTDYFKEIGIKVRYMHSDIKTLERMAILRDLRLGTFHVLVGINLLREGLDLPEVSLVAILDADKEGFLRSERSLIQTIGRAARNSEGRVIMYGDRITDSMEKAMSETQRRREIQIAHNEKHGITPTTINKKVRDIIEATKVAESKADYLTGVGGKLNKKDKQSLMQRLEAEMKDAAKNLQFERAAELRDALLELRAE; encoded by the coding sequence ATGAGTGATATTGTCGTCAGTACGAAGACTTTTGCACTGGAGTCCGAGTATACACCCCAGGGCGATCAGCCTCATGCCATAGAAGAGTTATTGGACGGCATCCGGCAGGGCAAGAAGCACCAGACGCTGCTGGGAGCGACAGGTACAGGCAAGACCTTTACCATCGCACAAGTGATTTCCAAGTTGAACCGCCCGACGCTGGTCATTGCGCACAATAAGACGCTTGCTGCGCAGCTGGCGAGTGAGTTCAAAGAATTTTTTCCGAGCAATTCCGTGGATTACTTCGTCAGTTACTACGATTACTACCAGCCAGAGGCGTACATTCCTTCCTCCGATACCTACATTGAGAAAGACTCCAGCATAAATGAAGAAATCGACAAGCTCCGCCACTCGGCAACCAGCTCGCTGTTCGAACGCCGTGACGTTATTATTGTAGCGAGTGTGTCCTGTATTTATGGTCTCGGTTCGCCGCAGGAATACGGAAGCCTGCTGCTTTCGCTGCGTGTAGGAATGGAGAAGCCGCGCAATCAGATTCTGAGCCGGCTTGTAGATATCCAGTATCAGCGTAATGATATTAATTTCGTGCGCGGTACGTTCCGTGTGCGCGGGGATGTGGTTGAGATCTTCCCGGCATCCCAGGGCGAGCATGCGATCCGGGTAGAGCTGTTCGGAGACGAGATCGAACGGATTACGGAGATTGATGTTCTGACAGGCGAGCTGATCGGCGAACGCGATCATATCGCGATTTTTCCGGCGTCTCACTTCGTAACCCAGGAAGAGACGATGCGTGTAGCACTAGTCAATATTGAGCGTGAGCTGGAGGAGCGGCTGGCTGTGCTTCGTGAAGCAGGCAAGCTGCTGGAGGCTCAGCGGCTGGAGCAGCGGACCCGTTATGATATCGAGATGATGAAGGAAGTCGGCTTCTGCTCGGGGATCGAGAACTATTCCGGTCCGCTTACCTTCCGTGAGCCGGGAGCGACTCCTTATACGCTGATGGACTATTTCCCGGATGACATGCTGATTGTGATTGACGAGTCCCATGTGACGCTGCCGCAGATCCGGGCGATGTATAACGGTGACCGTGCGCGTAAGACCGTCCTGGTGGAGCATGGCTTCCGCCTGCCGTCTGCGCTGGATAACCGTCCGCTGCAATTCGAGGAATTCGAAGACAAGGTAAGCCAGATTGTATATGTGTCCGCAACACCGGGCCCTTATGAGATGGAGCATTGCGATACTATGGTTCAGCAGATTATCCGTCCTACCGGTCTGCTTGACCCGATCATAGAAGTGCGCCCTACCGAAGGGCAGATCGATGATCTAATCAATGAAATCCGTGACCGGGTAGAACGCGATGAGCGTGTACTCGTTACCACCCTTACGAAGAAGATGTCTGAGGACCTGACGGACTACTTCAAGGAGATTGGCATCAAGGTACGTTATATGCACTCAGATATCAAGACGCTGGAGCGGATGGCGATCCTGCGTGATCTCCGTCTGGGCACATTCCACGTACTGGTCGGCATTAACCTGCTCAGAGAGGGTCTTGACCTGCCGGAGGTGTCGCTGGTTGCAATCCTGGATGCCGATAAGGAAGGCTTCCTCCGTTCCGAGCGTTCGCTGATCCAGACGATAGGCCGTGCTGCCCGTAACTCGGAGGGCAGGGTCATTATGTACGGGGACCGCATTACGGACTCCATGGAAAAGGCAATGAGCGAGACCCAGCGCCGCCGCGAGATTCAAATCGCCCATAACGAGAAGCACGGGATTACCCCGACGACCATCAACAAGAAGGTGCGCGATATCATCGAGGCGACCAAGGTGGCCGAATCTAAGGCCGACTACCTCACCGGTGTCGGCGGCAAGCTGAACAAGAAAGACAAACAGAGCCTGATGCAGCGTCTGGAGGCCGAGATGAAGGACGCCGCCAAGAACCTGCAATTCGAACGCGCCGCCGAACTGCGCGATGCCTTGCTTGAATTGCGGGCAGAGTAA
- a CDS encoding flagellar motor protein, with the protein MDFITILGLLAGIAAMIGGFLWEGGSLSGLLQPNAALIVFGGTLAAVLISFPASKLRTIPAALRLAFGRQRDTSREQAEELIAMAALTRRGGVLALEKRAEEHPDPFTREGLFLIVDGNDPDQVRQILELGMDAKELKYEGYAKIFEAAGGYAPTMGIIGTVMGLIRVLSNLTDPSNLGASIAVAFTATLYGVASANLLFLPIASKIKSRSQSELGTMEMLLVGILSLQNGDHPHLVRQKLAPFLTDAPKRSIGTSPGEPL; encoded by the coding sequence ATGGATTTCATTACAATACTCGGCCTGCTGGCCGGAATTGCCGCTATGATCGGCGGTTTTCTGTGGGAAGGCGGCAGCCTGTCCGGCCTGCTGCAGCCCAATGCAGCCCTGATCGTATTCGGCGGTACCCTTGCGGCGGTGCTCATCAGCTTCCCGGCGTCCAAGCTCCGCACTATTCCGGCGGCGCTCCGCTTGGCTTTTGGCCGGCAACGGGATACCAGCCGGGAACAAGCCGAAGAGCTGATTGCCATGGCTGCACTCACGCGCCGCGGCGGTGTTCTCGCCCTGGAGAAACGGGCAGAGGAACATCCGGATCCCTTCACCCGTGAAGGCCTGTTTCTGATTGTCGACGGCAATGACCCGGATCAGGTCCGGCAGATCCTGGAGCTTGGGATGGATGCCAAAGAGCTGAAATATGAAGGGTACGCCAAGATTTTCGAAGCCGCAGGCGGCTATGCACCAACCATGGGGATTATCGGCACCGTTATGGGGCTGATCCGGGTTCTGAGCAATTTAACGGACCCTTCCAATTTGGGCGCGTCGATTGCCGTAGCTTTTACAGCAACACTCTATGGGGTAGCCAGCGCTAATCTACTCTTTTTACCCATTGCCTCCAAAATCAAATCCCGCAGCCAAAGTGAGCTGGGCACCATGGAGATGCTGCTCGTCGGCATTCTGTCCCTGCAGAACGGGGATCACCCGCATCTGGTCCGGCAAAAGTTGGCTCCCTTCCTGACAGACGCTCCTAAACGCAGCATCGGCACCAGCCCGGGGGAACCGCTATGA
- the gcvT gene encoding glycine cleavage system aminomethyltransferase GcvT yields MESLRRTPFYDLYAAYAESRCIDFGGWELPVQFTGIVKEHEAVRERAGLFDVSHMGEFMVTGNGAEAFLQRMTTNDVTRLEDGAAQYTLMLYPSGGVVDDLLVYRLGGERYMLVVNASNIDKDFQWLQEHHTAEFSGVTLQNISDETLLLALQGPLAETILAKVTQVPLTELKPFHFIEHAEVCGVTVLLSRTGYTGEDGFELYAPADTAAALWNGLLAAGAPHGLTPAGLGARDTLRFEAKLPLYGQELSAEITPLEAGVQFFVKLDAGDFIGRDALLKQKEAGLPRRLVGLEMIDRGIPRSHYPVYADGVKIGEVTTGTQSPTLKRNLGLALLDAAYTEPGTEVYVEIRGKQLKAAVIKAPFYKRSQGVKPQ; encoded by the coding sequence ATGGAGTCTTTGAGAAGAACGCCTTTTTATGATCTCTATGCCGCTTATGCGGAGTCCAGATGTATTGATTTCGGCGGCTGGGAGCTGCCGGTGCAGTTCACAGGCATCGTGAAGGAGCATGAAGCCGTCCGTGAACGGGCCGGACTGTTCGATGTCTCGCATATGGGGGAATTCATGGTTACCGGGAACGGCGCTGAAGCCTTCCTGCAGAGAATGACCACCAATGATGTCACCCGCCTGGAAGACGGCGCAGCGCAGTACACCCTGATGCTCTACCCAAGCGGCGGAGTGGTGGACGATCTGCTTGTATACCGGCTGGGCGGGGAGCGTTACATGCTTGTCGTCAATGCGTCCAATATCGACAAGGACTTCCAGTGGCTGCAGGAGCATCATACCGCTGAATTCAGCGGCGTCACCCTGCAGAATATCTCGGATGAGACGCTGCTGTTGGCCTTGCAGGGACCGCTCGCGGAGACGATTCTGGCCAAGGTCACGCAGGTGCCACTAACAGAGCTTAAGCCGTTCCACTTCATCGAACACGCTGAAGTCTGCGGCGTCACCGTCCTGCTCTCCCGTACCGGATATACCGGCGAAGACGGCTTCGAGCTGTATGCCCCCGCCGATACAGCAGCAGCACTCTGGAACGGTCTGCTGGCCGCTGGCGCTCCGCATGGCCTGACGCCTGCCGGCCTGGGCGCACGTGATACGCTCCGCTTCGAAGCCAAGCTGCCGCTGTACGGCCAGGAGCTGTCGGCGGAGATTACGCCGCTTGAAGCCGGTGTCCAGTTCTTCGTGAAGCTGGACGCAGGGGACTTCATCGGCCGCGATGCCCTGCTGAAGCAGAAGGAAGCCGGCCTTCCCCGGCGTCTTGTGGGCCTGGAGATGATCGACCGCGGCATTCCCCGCTCCCACTATCCCGTGTACGCGGACGGAGTGAAGATCGGTGAAGTTACGACCGGCACCCAATCCCCTACCCTGAAGCGGAATCTCGGACTCGCCCTGCTGGACGCTGCCTATACGGAGCCGGGCACAGAGGTGTACGTGGAGATTCGCGGCAAGCAGCTCAAGGCTGCCGTCATCAAAGCCCCATTCTACAAAAGAAGCCAAGGAGTGAAGCCGCAATGA
- the gcvPB gene encoding aminomethyl-transferring glycine dehydrogenase subunit GcvPB, translating to MKPEQSLIFELSRPGRSAYSLPLCDVPQEEGLDSLIPGGLLRSEPVVLPEVSEVDVIRHYTALSRRNFGVDNGFYPLGSCTMKYNPKINEDVARFPGLSKIHPYQPEESIQGALELMYTLQKDLAALTGMDAVSLQPAAGAHGEWTGLMMIRAYHESRGEIRSKVIVPDSSHGTNPASAAAAGLETVTIPSNDKGMVDLEALKAAVGSDTAALMLTNPSTLGLFETQIVEIAAIVHEAGGLLYYDGANSNAIMGITRPGDMGFDVVHLNLHKTMSTPHGGGGPGAGPVGVKAKLIPFLPQPTVAQNGDGSFTLDCGGPESIGRVKAFYGNFGILVRAYAYIRTYGPDGLREVSENAVLNANYMMHRLAPYFEIPFPGVCKHEFVMSGKNLKQYGVRTLDVAKRLLDFGYHPPTVYFPLTVEECMMIEPTETESKETLDGFIETMIRIVKEAEETPEIVINAPHTTEISRLDETQAARKPVLNCSCG from the coding sequence ATGAAACCGGAACAAAGTCTGATTTTTGAATTAAGCCGTCCCGGCCGCTCGGCCTACTCCCTGCCTCTGTGTGATGTGCCGCAGGAAGAAGGTCTTGACTCACTCATTCCCGGAGGGCTGCTGCGCAGTGAGCCGGTTGTGCTGCCGGAGGTATCCGAGGTGGATGTGATCCGCCACTATACCGCCCTGTCCCGCCGCAACTTCGGAGTCGATAACGGCTTCTATCCGCTCGGCTCCTGCACGATGAAATACAACCCGAAGATCAACGAGGATGTCGCCCGCTTCCCCGGACTCTCCAAGATCCATCCGTACCAGCCGGAGGAGAGCATCCAGGGTGCGCTTGAACTGATGTACACGCTGCAAAAGGATCTCGCCGCCCTGACCGGCATGGATGCCGTATCCCTGCAGCCTGCTGCCGGTGCCCACGGCGAGTGGACCGGCCTGATGATGATCCGCGCCTACCATGAGAGCCGCGGCGAGATCCGTTCCAAGGTCATCGTGCCCGATTCCTCGCACGGTACCAACCCGGCAAGCGCCGCAGCCGCCGGCCTTGAGACAGTCACCATCCCGTCCAATGACAAGGGTATGGTTGACCTTGAGGCGCTAAAGGCAGCTGTCGGCAGCGACACTGCTGCGCTGATGCTCACGAACCCGAGTACCCTCGGACTCTTCGAGACGCAGATCGTCGAGATCGCCGCGATTGTCCACGAAGCGGGCGGACTGCTCTATTATGACGGAGCGAACTCCAACGCGATTATGGGCATCACCCGCCCGGGCGATATGGGCTTCGATGTCGTGCATCTCAACCTGCACAAAACGATGAGTACGCCGCACGGCGGCGGCGGGCCGGGAGCCGGACCCGTCGGCGTGAAGGCGAAGCTGATCCCGTTCCTGCCGCAGCCTACTGTGGCACAGAACGGGGACGGCAGCTTTACGCTGGACTGCGGCGGGCCGGAATCGATCGGCCGCGTCAAAGCCTTTTACGGCAACTTCGGGATTCTCGTCCGTGCTTATGCGTATATCCGCACCTACGGTCCTGACGGCCTGCGTGAGGTGTCCGAGAACGCCGTGCTGAACGCCAACTATATGATGCACCGGCTGGCTCCTTACTTCGAGATTCCCTTCCCGGGCGTCTGCAAGCATGAATTCGTCATGTCCGGCAAAAATCTTAAGCAATACGGTGTACGTACCCTCGATGTAGCCAAACGGCTGCTCGACTTCGGTTATCATCCGCCTACCGTCTATTTCCCGCTGACTGTAGAGGAATGTATGATGATTGAACCGACCGAGACGGAGAGCAAGGAAACGCTCGACGGCTTCATTGAGACAATGATCCGAATCGTTAAGGAAGCCGAGGAGACGCCAGAGATTGTCAT
- the gcvPA gene encoding aminomethyl-transferring glycine dehydrogenase subunit GcvPA produces MKHRYLPMTEQDRAEMMETVGIQSIDELFADIPQSVRYQGTLPMSGALDEYALLRHMKGLADKNADFDTHTSFLGAGLYDHHVPVVINHVISRSEFYTAYTPYQPEISQGELQAIFEFQSYICELTGMKVANASMYDGATALSEAAVLAAGATKRKKLIVSRTVHPEARQVLRTSANAWGLQIVEIDYADGVTDLAKLAEAIDSDTAAVLVQSPNFFGGIEDLRQIEPLIHAVKGLIVVSANPIALGVLESPGRLGADIVVGDAQPLGIAASLGGPTCGFFAVAEPLMRRMPGRIVGQTVDRNGKRGFVLTLQAREQHIRREKATSNICSNQALLALCASVYLSVMGKEGMREVGELNIRKSHYAAGRLAEIAGAERVFTAPFFNEFVLKLPEGSSVSAVNSKLLKEGYLGGYDLGRDYSELAGHMLVAVTEKRSKTEIDEFASALEGCV; encoded by the coding sequence ATGAAGCACCGCTATCTGCCTATGACTGAGCAAGACCGCGCAGAAATGATGGAGACCGTAGGCATCCAGTCTATCGATGAGCTGTTCGCCGATATTCCGCAGTCTGTCCGTTACCAGGGGACCCTGCCGATGTCCGGCGCCCTGGACGAATATGCACTGCTTCGCCATATGAAGGGGCTCGCAGACAAGAACGCCGATTTCGACACTCACACCAGCTTCCTCGGCGCCGGATTATATGACCACCATGTTCCGGTCGTGATCAACCATGTGATTTCCCGTTCGGAATTTTATACCGCCTACACCCCTTATCAGCCGGAGATCAGCCAGGGTGAGCTTCAGGCCATCTTCGAATTCCAGTCCTATATCTGTGAGCTGACCGGGATGAAGGTCGCCAATGCCAGTATGTATGACGGCGCAACGGCCCTGTCCGAAGCGGCTGTGCTGGCCGCAGGCGCAACCAAGCGCAAGAAGCTGATTGTCTCCCGTACCGTTCACCCGGAAGCGCGCCAGGTGCTGCGCACCTCCGCCAACGCCTGGGGCCTGCAAATTGTAGAGATTGACTATGCTGACGGGGTAACGGATCTCGCCAAGCTGGCCGAAGCCATTGACAGCGATACCGCTGCTGTTCTGGTCCAGTCCCCCAACTTCTTCGGCGGGATTGAGGATCTGCGCCAGATTGAGCCGCTGATCCATGCGGTCAAGGGACTGATCGTGGTCAGCGCGAACCCCATTGCACTTGGCGTATTGGAGTCCCCCGGACGGCTTGGCGCAGACATCGTAGTCGGCGACGCGCAGCCGCTGGGTATCGCCGCCTCGCTGGGCGGCCCTACCTGCGGATTCTTCGCGGTGGCTGAGCCGCTTATGCGCCGGATGCCGGGCCGGATCGTCGGCCAGACGGTTGACCGGAATGGCAAGCGCGGCTTCGTGCTGACCCTGCAAGCCCGCGAACAGCATATCCGCCGGGAGAAGGCGACCTCGAATATCTGCTCCAACCAGGCGCTTTTGGCGCTGTGCGCCTCCGTCTACCTGTCCGTGATGGGCAAGGAGGGCATGCGCGAGGTAGGTGAGCTGAACATCCGCAAGAGCCACTATGCTGCCGGGCGGCTGGCTGAAATCGCTGGCGCTGAGCGTGTCTTCACTGCCCCGTTCTTCAATGAATTCGTCCTGAAGCTCCCGGAGGGCAGCAGTGTGAGTGCAGTGAACTCCAAGCTGCTGAAGGAAGGCTATCTGGGCGGTTATGACTTAGGCCGGGATTATTCCGAACTGGCCGGACATATGCTGGTGGCCGTAACGGAGAAACGAAGCAAGACCGAAATTGACGAATTCGCAAGCGCACTGGAGGGCTGTGTATGA
- the gcvH gene encoding glycine cleavage system protein GcvH: MSEVLDNLLYSEEHEWAQQGEGRVVRVGITDHAQHLLGDIVFVEFPEVGAAISAGDSVGSIESVKTVSELYSPVSGKVTKINDALEASPELINDQPYGDGWIFELELDAEFAESVTGLLDAAAYKELVGE, from the coding sequence ATGAGTGAAGTGCTTGACAACCTGCTATACAGCGAAGAGCATGAGTGGGCGCAGCAGGGCGAGGGACGCGTAGTACGTGTAGGGATTACGGATCATGCGCAGCATCTGCTGGGCGATATCGTGTTTGTAGAATTTCCGGAAGTGGGCGCGGCGATCTCCGCAGGCGACAGTGTGGGCAGTATCGAATCCGTGAAGACCGTATCGGAGCTATATTCACCCGTATCCGGTAAGGTGACCAAGATCAACGATGCGCTGGAGGCCAGCCCGGAGCTGATCAATGACCAGCCTTACGGGGACGGTTGGATTTTTGAGCTGGAGCTTGATGCAGAGTTCGCAGAGTCAGTAACCGGCCTGCTGGATGCGGCTGCGTACAAGGAACTCGTTGGGGAATAA
- the uvrA gene encoding excinuclease ABC subunit UvrA has protein sequence MAHESIVIKGARAHNLKNIDVTIPRDRFVVLTGLSGSGKSSLAFDTIYAEGQRRYVESLSAYARQFLGQMEKPDVDSIDGLSPAISIDQKTTSRNPRSTVGTVTEIYDYLRLLFARIGHPHCPDHGIEITSQTVEQMVDRIMQYPEKTRLQILAPVISGRKGEHKGLFTDISKQGFVRVRVDGELREVTEDIVLEKNKKHTIEVVVDRIVIKDDIETRLTDSLETALKLSGGQILVDVMGQEELLFSASFACPVCGFSIEELAPRMFSFNSPFGACPECDGLGMNMVVDPDLLIPDTEKSIEEGAFLAWTGSTSNYYPQFLKSVCEHFKIPQNVPVSSLSPEHMNKLLHGTGSEKIRFRYENDFGQRKDALVAFEGIIPNLERRYRDTASEGIREFIEGFMSAKPCHSCKGKRLKKEILAVTINERNVADVTDLSIGDCLDFFAELQLSEKETAIANLILKEISSRLGFLVNVGLNYLTLSRAAGSLSGGEAQRIRLATQIGSSLMGVLYILDEPSIGLHQRDNDRLIATLAHMRDLGNTLIVVEHDEDTMMAADYIIDIGPGAGKHGGQVIAQGTPEEIMKDPGSLTGEYLSGRKFIPVTSKRRPTDNERWIEIRGAKENNLKNVNVKIPLGVFTAVTGVSGSGKSSLINEILYKSLARQLNKAVKVRPGLHKEIRGLENLDKVIEIDQSPIGRTPRSNPATYTGVFDDIRDLFSKTNEAKVRGFQKGRFSFNVKGGRCEACRGDGIIKIEMHFLPDVYVPCEVCKGKRYNRETLEVKYKGKNISDVLEMTVEDATEFFKNIPKIHRKMQTLLDVGLGYINIGQPGTTLSGGEAQRVKLASELYRRSTGKTLYILDEPTTGLHVDDIGRLLEVLHRLVDSGESVLVIEHNLDVIKTADYIIDMGPEGGSGGGTVLATGTPEKLISVEESYTGRYLKPVLIRDTERTQAMELQTSETV, from the coding sequence TTGGCACATGAAAGTATAGTAATCAAGGGCGCAAGGGCCCATAATCTCAAGAACATCGACGTAACGATTCCGCGTGACCGCTTCGTCGTGCTAACGGGACTGAGCGGTTCAGGTAAATCCTCCCTGGCCTTCGATACCATCTACGCCGAGGGACAACGCCGGTATGTGGAGTCTTTGTCTGCTTATGCCCGCCAGTTCCTGGGCCAGATGGAGAAGCCGGATGTAGATTCCATCGACGGACTCTCCCCGGCCATATCGATTGACCAGAAGACGACGAGCCGTAACCCGCGTTCCACGGTAGGGACGGTTACCGAGATCTATGACTATCTGCGGCTGCTTTTTGCCCGGATCGGCCATCCGCACTGTCCGGATCATGGTATAGAGATTACCTCACAGACCGTGGAACAGATGGTCGACCGGATTATGCAATACCCGGAGAAGACCCGGCTGCAGATTCTGGCCCCGGTCATTTCCGGCCGTAAGGGTGAGCATAAAGGTCTGTTCACAGATATCTCGAAGCAAGGCTTCGTCCGTGTACGTGTGGACGGTGAGCTGCGCGAAGTGACGGAAGATATTGTACTGGAGAAGAATAAGAAGCATACGATTGAGGTTGTCGTTGACCGGATTGTAATTAAGGATGATATTGAGACCCGGCTTACCGATTCCCTGGAGACTGCGCTGAAGCTGTCCGGCGGTCAGATTCTGGTTGATGTGATGGGCCAGGAAGAGCTGCTGTTCAGTGCCAGCTTTGCATGTCCTGTCTGCGGATTCAGCATCGAAGAGCTGGCTCCGCGCATGTTCTCCTTCAACAGCCCCTTCGGGGCTTGTCCTGAGTGTGACGGGCTGGGGATGAATATGGTAGTCGATCCCGATCTGCTGATCCCGGATACAGAGAAATCGATTGAAGAAGGAGCTTTCCTGGCCTGGACAGGCAGTACGTCGAACTACTATCCGCAGTTCCTGAAATCCGTATGCGAGCACTTCAAGATTCCGCAGAATGTACCGGTTAGCAGCCTCTCCCCGGAGCATATGAACAAGCTGCTCCACGGAACGGGCAGCGAGAAGATCCGTTTCCGGTATGAGAACGACTTCGGCCAGCGCAAAGACGCCCTGGTTGCGTTTGAAGGAATTATTCCGAATCTGGAACGCCGGTACCGCGATACAGCCTCCGAAGGAATCCGTGAGTTCATTGAAGGCTTCATGAGCGCTAAGCCCTGCCATTCGTGTAAAGGCAAGCGGCTCAAAAAAGAGATTCTGGCCGTGACCATCAACGAGCGGAACGTTGCCGATGTGACGGATCTTTCGATTGGGGATTGCCTGGACTTCTTCGCAGAACTCCAGCTTAGTGAGAAAGAAACAGCGATTGCCAATCTGATCCTCAAGGAAATCAGCAGCCGGCTCGGTTTCCTGGTGAATGTGGGGCTGAATTATCTGACCCTTAGCCGGGCAGCCGGCTCGTTATCCGGGGGGGAAGCCCAGCGTATCAGGCTGGCAACCCAGATCGGCTCCAGTCTGATGGGTGTCCTCTATATTCTGGATGAGCCAAGTATCGGCCTGCATCAGCGGGATAACGACCGCTTGATTGCTACGCTCGCCCATATGCGCGACTTGGGGAATACGCTCATCGTCGTTGAGCATGATGAGGATACCATGATGGCGGCTGACTATATTATCGACATTGGACCGGGAGCAGGCAAACACGGCGGCCAGGTCATTGCCCAAGGGACCCCGGAGGAGATTATGAAAGACCCCGGTTCCCTGACCGGTGAATACTTGAGCGGACGCAAGTTCATCCCGGTGACTTCCAAGCGGCGGCCAACGGATAATGAACGCTGGATCGAGATCCGTGGAGCGAAGGAGAATAACCTGAAGAATGTGAATGTAAAAATTCCACTCGGCGTCTTCACTGCGGTAACCGGGGTATCCGGCTCCGGCAAATCTTCGCTTATTAACGAGATTCTCTACAAGAGTCTGGCCCGCCAGCTTAACAAGGCTGTCAAGGTCCGTCCCGGCTTGCACAAAGAAATCCGCGGCCTGGAGAATCTGGACAAGGTCATCGAAATTGACCAGTCCCCCATTGGACGTACTCCACGCTCCAATCCGGCTACGTACACTGGCGTGTTCGATGATATCCGTGATCTGTTCTCCAAGACGAATGAGGCCAAGGTGCGCGGCTTCCAGAAGGGGCGCTTCAGCTTCAATGTGAAGGGCGGCCGCTGCGAGGCCTGTCGTGGAGACGGCATCATCAAGATTGAGATGCACTTCCTGCCGGATGTCTACGTACCCTGTGAAGTCTGCAAAGGCAAACGGTATAACCGCGAGACGCTGGAAGTGAAATATAAAGGCAAGAATATCTCGGATGTGCTGGAGATGACGGTGGAAGATGCAACGGAGTTCTTCAAGAATATTCCGAAGATTCACCGCAAAATGCAGACCTTGCTGGATGTAGGCCTGGGCTACATCAACATCGGTCAGCCGGGAACCACCCTGTCCGGCGGCGAAGCCCAGCGTGTGAAGTTGGCTTCCGAGCTGTACCGACGCAGTACCGGCAAGACGCTGTATATCCTGGATGAGCCGACAACCGGTCTTCATGTGGATGACATCGGCCGTCTGCTGGAGGTACTGCACCGCCTGGTCGATTCCGGCGAATCGGTTCTGGTCATCGAGCATAACCTCGATGTCATCAAGACAGCCGACTATATCATCGATATGGGGCCGGAAGGCGGCAGCGGCGGCGGTACTGTCCTTGCTACCGGAACACCAGAGAAGCTGATCAGTGTTGAAGAATCCTACACGGGCCGCTACCTGAAGCCTGTCCTGATCCGTGATACGGAACGTACGCAGGCTATGGAACTGCAGACGTCTGAGACGGTGTAG
- a CDS encoding flagellar motor protein MotB, whose product MRQRNRRQPRTAAGKESRDRWMITYADLITLLLIFFVILYAMSSLDSQKYAIVSGSLSDTFSSGSAVLEGGNGVLEGNQGITGNAVSKGNTEGGGTAGGPSATGSANAGGLNGTGADHPATGQTGNGEGHQPSARELAFREQEAKLAALMGVITQYVEENNLGEQIFVADKPQGIAITLSDRFLFDAGKAELKSPAFPALRQLSGLFRGIGATISIEGHTDNVPVTPGSVYKDNWELSGARALSVLRFFLDKEGLSPDTFQYAGYADTRPAYDNTTAEGKQRNRRVELIVLRQLQEEE is encoded by the coding sequence ATGAGGCAAAGAAACCGCCGGCAGCCCCGTACCGCCGCTGGCAAGGAGAGCCGGGACCGCTGGATGATTACCTACGCGGATCTGATCACGCTTCTGCTTATTTTTTTCGTGATTCTGTATGCTATGAGCAGCCTGGATTCGCAGAAGTATGCCATTGTCAGCGGATCCTTATCGGATACCTTCAGTAGCGGAAGTGCAGTGCTGGAAGGCGGAAACGGCGTGCTGGAGGGCAATCAGGGAATCACCGGGAATGCCGTTTCGAAGGGGAACACTGAAGGCGGCGGAACGGCTGGCGGTCCTTCTGCTACAGGCTCCGCGAATGCGGGCGGGCTGAATGGAACCGGGGCAGATCATCCTGCAACCGGACAAACAGGAAACGGGGAGGGACACCAGCCGTCAGCGCGCGAGCTTGCTTTTCGGGAACAGGAAGCGAAGCTGGCTGCTCTTATGGGCGTCATCACCCAGTATGTGGAGGAGAATAACCTTGGGGAACAGATTTTTGTGGCCGATAAACCGCAGGGCATTGCCATCACGCTGAGTGACCGGTTCCTGTTCGATGCGGGTAAGGCTGAGTTGAAATCCCCTGCCTTCCCTGCACTGCGCCAGCTATCGGGCCTGTTCCGCGGCATCGGCGCCACGATCAGCATCGAAGGCCACACCGACAATGTTCCCGTGACGCCCGGATCAGTCTATAAAGACAACTGGGAGCTATCCGGCGCCCGTGCGCTGTCCGTCCTGCGCTTTTTTCTGGACAAAGAGGGGCTGAGCCCTGATACCTTCCAGTACGCGGGTTATGCCGATACCCGGCCTGCCTACGATAATACAACCGCCGAGGGAAAGCAGCGGAACCGCCGGGTTGAACTAATTGTGCTGCGTCAGCTTCAGGAGGAAGAATAG